From the Limanda limanda chromosome 2, fLimLim1.1, whole genome shotgun sequence genome, one window contains:
- the LOC133027699 gene encoding uncharacterized protein LOC133027699 → MLSSGAECVFMGLFLYISGVGANSICALKGSSVDLHCSAQLPKSSMKWFTVRWENWETFYDQLFADRRRVNISEESDYTMTINDLRESDTNTYCCGEVNDKQPKCQGGEIQLDVADLQVKVFPATGEKTVSLMCSSSCPLTERPVVYIWYKNTEFLYEDSSPWYQELISSEESVTYSCAVKGYEHLRAPEVSVASLTSACFTVTYAKGRMCSNQQRPEDEPCSITYPREIQVHIQKTEDWRHVKLACNTSCPQTESHTITWYKNRRLEEEPRLVLISSPDSYSCAVEHLFSDEVCIQDQICSKVNYVNRRICALQGSSVNISSEYSHPYYLQSETKLWYKNRRSDMEAGEELITNTSRIKFHGVMNSHILTIIKLNKNDSAEYIFRIGGDAGTWSAAPGVTLVVTDLRVKFSPSEEEVTEGQRVTLTCRTSCPLTDNMNYIWYLNNQPLNLTKTQSKYLVLDPVSSEHAGNYSCKFKMLQKRSLQKMLIVHRRRKWTQAAIRIVVLLLVIIATSIFLWIRRKKTSIQSPRTETSVNLEEISPGQVYENISAQPIEEDDIL, encoded by the exons ATGTTATCGTCAGGAGCTGAATGTGTATTCATGGGTTTGTTCCTGTACATCTCAG GGGTTGGAGCAAACAGCATCTGTGCCTTAAAAGGTTCATCAGTGGATCTACACTGCTCAGCTCAACTTCCCAAATCAAGCATGAAATGGTTCACTGTTCGCTGGGAGAACTGGGAGACGTTTTACGATCAGCTCTTTGCAGACAGAAGACGTGTGAACATATCTGAAGAGAGCGACTACACTATGACGATCAATGatctgagagagagtgatacaAACACTTACTGTTGTGGTGAAGTTAATGACAAACAACCTAAATGCCAGGGTGGAGAAATTCAGCTCGATGTTGCAG ACCTGCAGGTGAAGGTGTTTCCTGCCACTGGAGAAAAGACAGTGTCActgatgtgcagcagcagttgtcCTCTGACTGAAAGACCTGTGGTCTATATCTGGTACaagaacacagagtttctctatGAGGACTCGTCTCCTTGGTACCAGGAGCTAATCAGCAGCGAGGAATCAGTCACATACTCCTGTGCTGTCAAAGGCTACGAGCATCTCAGAGCCCCTGAAGTCTCAGTGG CTTCTCTCACATCAGCCTGCTTCACTGTGACCTATGCTAAAGGCAGAATGTGCTCAAATCAGCAGAGACCAGAAGATGAGCCGTGCTCCATCACATATCCCAGAG AAATACAAGTTCATATTCAAAAGACTGAGGATTGGAGGCATGTCAAACTGGCCTGTAACACCAGCTGTCCACAGACGGAATCTCATACCATCACATGGTACAAAAACAGACGATTGGAGGAGGAACCACGATTagttctcatctcctctcctgacTCTTACTCCTGTGCTGTAGAGCACTTGTTCTCTGATGAAGTTT GTATTCAGGATCAAATCTGCTCCAAAGTGAATTATGTCAACAGGAGGATCTGTGCTCTGCAAGGTTCCTCAGTGAACATCTCCAGTGAATACTCGCATCCTTACTACCTGCAGTCAGAGACTAAATTGTGGTATAAGAATAGGAGAAGTGATATGGAGGCTGGTGAAGAGCTGATAACGAATACAAGTCGTATTAAGTTTCATGGAGTGATGAACAGCCACATCCTGACCATCATTAAACTGAACAAGAATGACTCAGCAGAATACATATTCAGAATAGGAGGTGATGCAGGGACATGGTCGGCTGCTCCTGGGGTGACTTTGGTCGTCACAG ATCTGAGAGTGAAGTTTAGTCcttctgaggaggaggtgaccgAGGGGCAGAGAGTCACGCTGACCTGCAGAACCAGTTGTCCTCTGACGGACAACATGAACTACATTTGGTACTTGAACAATCAACCTCTGAatctaacaaaaacacaaagcaagtaCCTGGTTCTAGACCCCGTCAGCAGTGAACATGCAGGAAACTACTCCTGCAAATTTAAAATGCTCCAAAAGAGATCTCTTCAAAAGATGCTCATTgtccacagaagaagaaaatggacTCAAGCAGCCATAAGAATCGTTGTTCTTCTTCTGGTTATAATAGCCACCTCCATCTTCTTGTGGATTAG AAGAAAGAAGACTTCCATCCAGTCTCCTAGAACTGAAACCTCTGTCAACTTGGAGGAG ATAAGCCCAGGTCAAGTGTACGAGAACATCTCAGCTCAACCAATAGAGGAGGATGATATTCTCTAA